In Hippocampus zosterae strain Florida chromosome 21, ASM2543408v3, whole genome shotgun sequence, the genomic window CATCGAGCTCATCCATACCGGGAAAGATGAGGAGGTAAGTCTCTTGAGCCGTTTGGAAAATGGTTCcttgcatttgttttctgaTCACCTGTCTCCCCTCCCACATTTGTCAGAGACAATCAAACGCATCGCAAACACTTTGTGACATAATTCGCCTTAGCCGAGACCAGGCCAATCAGATGCAGGAGAACACGGAGGCCGACCCACTATTGGCTGTGCTCGAGTCGTAAGCCGCTCACACTCTCGATGGGATTGAAAAATGACCCACGTATTGTTTGGTCAGTCCACGaaatggctatttttttttttccgcagacAAGAAACTGTAGCAGGACTCCTCAAGAACATGTTTGAGGGGGAGAGGAACGAGGCTTCCATCGTGAACGGAACTCAAGTGCTACTTACCTTACTAGAGACCAGGAGGTCTGGGTGAGTGCGAGTGATGTGCACGTCGGGCTGGGCGATGTCATTATTTCATCTCGGTTGGGATCGATACGGCTGAATTTCGGcaaattgatttcattttcattcaacgcTCGCCCAAAAGCGCGATCGTGGATCGTTACACGAACCTTCATTCAGTGTGCATGCCGGCGGCTTTTATTCGGGTTAGTATGCACAATATCATCTTACTGTCAGAATTGCGCTGAGTCCACTCGTCAGTGATTCGAACAAAGTTAACGCCACTCACGCGGGACGAGCGAGTGTCGGGATTGGAAAAGAACCGTTCCTAAGTGTCTTTAGTACAAGGCCTCAAACcgcaccccaaaaaatgacagcaCACTTGTCACACGTTTTGTTCAAATCACTCAGCTGTGAAATGTTCAAGGCTGACCATTCGTCGTCTCGTCTTCTCCCCCAGGTTGGAAGGGCTCATGGATCTGTATTCTCAGGGTTATGAAAGGTCTTACACTGTCAACAGCAGTATTTTAAATGCCATTGAGCCCCATTTAAAAGATTTCCAGCAGCTTCTTCTGGATCCCCCAAAGGTAACGAACACACGCTTGACGACGTTTTTCATGTAGCACCGAATGTACGTATGCGCTCCACATCCGCCAATTATACATCGAAATATGATCAcacgttgtcatttttttaaggcACCTGTCTTACATTTTAAacacattaaaatgtgtttaaaagatGCTTTATAAAATATCCAGGGGGGAATAAGAACACCAAAAATCCGCGAGCAAGCTACCCCATAAGATTTCCAGTGAGCTATTggttgccacaagatggcaggaaaacactacttttgtctcaatGAAGTACCTAAACTCACATCAACACGGTGTGACAAAACGGCATTAAATCACCACAATGGTGAAAATGTTGCCACAGGGTGgcgctaaaaacaaacattggaaTGTTCACATAAACAGCGACAAGGTGTCAGTTTGAACAAACAAGAGACTAAATTCCACATGcaaaagggaaatgaacaacAGTACGTTTGGGCGCCGCGTGGTACTACTGAAGATGCGGAACTCAAGAACGGGACTTGTCTCCATATTTTCCTTTTCCCTCTGCAGAAAGGTGCAATACTGACCACCGTTGGCGTTCTAGATCAGCCGCTGGGGAACGCCCGCCTTCACGTGGCCCGACTGGTGGCTGCCCTCCTGCAGACCACTTCCCCCAGTATCTGTCAGGAGTTGTGCGACCTCGGCACCATGGACCTACTACTGGTAGGCCCGACCGGTGTTTCAGATCCCTCGGCTCGACGTGCCACTAAGTCTTGTCTTTTGCCCTCCCGCTGCACAGGATCTGTTCTTCAAATACTCGTGGAATAACTTTTTGCACTTCCAAGTGGAGCTCTGCGTAGCGGCCATCCTGAACCACCCTTCCTCGGAGGAGCGGGCCAACCCGCCGGGCCTCCACAACCAAAACGGGCAGCAGCAGGCGGCGGCGCCAATGGCCGCCGAAACTCATGTGGAGGCGGTGGAGTCGGTGGAGTCGGGCGGGACCAGTGACCCACAGACCTCCCTCCACAATACCCTTGTGGCACATGTAAGTGCCGCCGTATTTGGTAGCGCTGATATTAGCTTGCGCAAGCTAGCCATGACAACCCAACCAAACATTTTCTACGTCGTAAGTTTTTGACATTGACAAAAAGTACCCACACACTCATTGTTGACAAACGTTATGTTATATTTCACCTtcatccctttttttccccccttctgtGCGAAATGTACAGCTTTTCCAGAAGTGTCGATTGGTACAAAAGATCCTTGATGCTTGGGAGGAGAACGATAAAATACAGTGAGTCtggggttttttgtgtgtgtgtgtgtgtgtgtgtattgttcaGCCGGTCAATCTCCGGTTGAAATAATCACGCGACTGTGACGTCCACAGAGCTGAGGGTGGCACCAGGAGAGGTAACATGGGTCACCTGACCAGAATCTCCAACATGGTGGTCCAGAACCTGGAGAAGGGACCGGTCCAGGCCCAGATCGCTGACCTCATCAAAGGTATGTTGCTAACCCCCAGCCGTCTTTTttaaatggaacatttttcacacTCGCGCTTAAGTCATTAGCGAACGAAAGTTTCTTACCATGCAGAGCTGCCGGAAGACTGCAGAGGTCGCTGGGAGAGCTTTGTGGACGAGACGCTGCGAGAGACAAACAGAAGGAACACGGTAGAGCTGGTAAgaagtcattcactcccaaagacgtttttagacgtcttttcagacttggtccagaattggctggtactgaatgagttcaatgctcccgttttttaaatgttttttttttaatgcaaccaTAGAAGACATCTACTTCTTTGCCAAGTCCAATTTAAAAAACGAAATGAACTATTTTgttagattttttgggggatgtTTGTTATTGGTGCATAAAACCTCTGCTTGTGCCGCGTGTCTCCTCCAGGTGAGCACGCACAACATGCACTCGTCCAGCGAGGACGACGACATGGAGAGCCCCTTCCCCAATGACCTGTCCCTACAACAGGTAAAGCGGGTCCACactctctgcaaaaaaaaaaaaaaaaaaaactgcgggaTCAAATCAACGCAGGGGGGGCGTCGCCCTAAAAAAAGGTGTCCCTCTGACCTTCCCAGGCTTTCTCTGACTATCAGATCCAGCAGATGACCGCCAACTTTGTGGATCAGTTCGGGTTCAACGACGAGGAGTTCAGCGAGCACGACGACAACATCAAGTGAGTCGGGAGCGCTCAACCCGCGCGTATATTTTGTCAACTCCTCgtattgtaacattttttttccctccaccccCTTCCCAGTGCCACCTTTGACAGAATTGCCGAAATCAACTTCAATTTAGATTCCGACGATAACAGTGTAAGTATTCTTTCGGCAAGTGGTCTTTtgtcggatcggaaaatggctaCGCAGTTGACCCCGGTGTGACCTTGTGACCCCAGGCCAACGCAGCCGCTTTCGAGGCCTGCTGTAAAGAGCGGATACATCAGTTTGACGACGCTGATGAGGAAGAGGACATTTGGGAGGAAAAGGAGATCAACTATGCAACACAAGCTAAATCCAGAAcaaggtaaacattttttttttgttcccgccATCCCACAAATGCCATTTTGATCTCACCCTGGTGCCGCTTTTACCAGGTTTGGTGTGTCCCAAACGTCAGAAGGAAGCTCCCGGAGCAGCTTGGAAAATGGCGGACAGGAGCAAGACTGCGGCTCGGAATCCGACGAGGAGGAAGACTTTGAGCAGAACACATCGGACACAGGTGAGGCGTCCAGGCGTCGTCTTAAATTTGTCCTGTTCAAGATGTACACCGGGTTATATTTCAAGCGATCCCCACCGTCCCTCGTCTCCAGGTCCAGGCTGGACGGCAAATTTCAGGGACTCTGACAGGATGGCGGCATCCCAGACTCCATCAGGGTGGGACGCGCTTCCCGCTGGCAGCAGcaacgagaaccaggaaatggGCTGGGCCAATTTCACGGCGTTCCAGCCGTTCTCCAGGTAAGCTTCGCTTGACTTGGAACATTTTGGGTTGGGCCATCGAGATCCTGAAATGTTGTttgcccccccctcacccctgcAGCACAGAGACGGAGCCCCGGTGCAGCTCCCCCGTGGATGCCGGCGGCAGCGACGCGGACAAACAAGGCAAACAAAACCACGAGAAGGGCGGTGAGTTCACCAAATTCTCCCGCTTCATGACACCCAACTCACTTGCTTCGCTCGCAGGAGCAGACGCCGTCGCCGCTCCCTGCGTGGGGCCTTCGGGGGACATGATGCCGACTCCTCCCACCGCCCCGGACGGCGGCTCGCCCGGAGGCTCCGGCAGCGAGGAAGtcccctccgccgccgcctcagCGCCAACTATCGTctcaaaagcagcagcagcagcagccaccgCCGGCGGCAAGACAGCCGACCTCGCAAGGTTCAAAATCCCCTTCTGCATGGCTTTCTCTCTCACCAACTTATAATTGAAGCAAAAAGTAccaccatttttgttttccaccaGTACTGATGTTTCTCCCAGTATCTCTCCAAGGCAAAGTGGGTTCACTGATTCGCAAGTGTGATGACGTAACGATGaatctggttgtgtgtgtgtgcagcgaGGAGTGTCCCGTGTCCCTGGAGAAACTCTCTCTGTCAGATCCTCCGGAAGCCTCAGAGCAACAGCCGGCTCCCGAGGAATCGCCCGTAACCCCACAGACTGACAGgaagtaagtttttttttcttttttcgtaaAATATGATGCAACAAGAAAGCGCTAGTTAGTTCGCCAACATAATTGATGAACCTCACGTCAAAGGTGGTCTTGTTTGTGTTGAATAGTTGAACGAGCAAATGCGAATCCACTTCCTTGGACACTCGTATGTCCGGATTAGGCGCATCCGGTTCTAAACCCGCATCcctgtgcccccccacccccagagaGGAGACGCCAGCACCCCAAGAAGTGGCCGTCAACGGGCCGGTGTGAGCGCAAGGCGATGAGTGGCCGGGGGATCCCGACAGCCAGCTGTAAGCCTCCTCGCAGAGTGActcctttcaaaataaacctcAGTGCGACTCCAGTGTTTTTACTGAATCACTCTGCCATGTTATTGGACCCTGGACACTGCCAATTGACACCAATAACAAGGTGGCGGAATATGTacaatacatatatgtatacgtgtatatatatatatatatgtatgtatatatatatgtatatatacatgtgtatgtatatatatatatgaacagAAAAAGGAGGACAAAAACAGAACAGTGTGTAGATcttcaaagccttttttttcccccctttgttGCACATGAATACGTGCGGTTTTAATGTAGCAGCAATCTTTGAGGGGGGtaacatcatcttttttttttttttgtttttatgtccgAAACGATTTCCCACTTTCTGGTTGAACCTGACAGTTTTGGCTTTTCCATTGCTGCACCGTGTTGGGATAGCAcaggctactttttttttttttaatgcgcctCAAtaacaataacttttttttctttttgtttttgacaaagCACTTGTTCAGCCATTTCCTGTCTGATCTAGCACAGTATCAGTGTTTCACCTTCGGCTCTTGCGGGCTTTTGTGTCTTTCCACTCAATTGCATCTTGGTTCCTCTCTtcctggatttgtttttttcccccccaaaaacgttttattttttgcagcgggggggttgttttggttGCCGTTAAAAGAACCTTCCTCACCAGGTATCTGAATGTGTCACGTCggacgggggggaggggggtgtcagTGAACAGAGCTGTAATAGTATTACTGTCTTAGCTCATGTGCAATAACGTCAATtagtccctgtttttttttaatttaaattcaaACTATTTTAAGAGATAAAATCAAGCTAGCAGTCATTTTGGTGTAGTTTTGCTTCAATtgaattctttttaattttatttagtgcATGTCAGCAACCTCTAATGAGCTCAGACCTTCTGATTGTATTGATGTTAACctcctccctcttttttttttctttcaaccaaACGTGATCTACCTAATCTCACAATTGCTAATCTACATTAACAGCTCATTTTCCAAGCAATCTTAAATACGGTGGTCgtcttgtttctctctctctttctccactAAGCACACACAGGATATAAGTGGCATCTGGAAGGAGTGAcgctgttttgttttccttttttgtttcttttaattttgtttttctaatgtttaattttatttgctctCCAAGCTGCAGGatagaggacaaaaaaaaaagagggcggGTGCTGGGTTCAAGCAGAGCTCCGGGCCTCTTtggtgtacttaaaaaaaaaacaaatcacttgACAGCGATCAGGTTCTATGATTCATTGttcaaacaaattaaaagtGTCTGCTTGACCACGTTAATACCAAAGCGATGGTCGTGTCTGTCTCGTTATTGGGGCAGTTCGGGGTTTCATTGGGGATGCTTGAAAATAACGTTTCAGGAGATAATAGTCCCAACAAAATTGTTCGTGGCGTGCGAGTGCAGCATTGGAGGTTTGGATCCTGAAAACTTCCACCAGCGAGATGGGATTGCTTACTCAAAAGTAAGAAGTACCCTGTGTGACATATCGAATGATCTTGGAGAAGTGCGATGTGATGGTCAGCCGCAACGTCACAGAACGCTTCTGGACGCGTTTGGGTTCCAAATGATGACATCAATGTGGACCGGGTTAtttgaaataaacagaaaataaaatgcaacttGAAACTGGGCGATTGTAATTTTTCACTTTTCTGGATGTCTTTAAATGACATGGATGTGGTCTCAAAGATAttgctgaaatattttttttcttaaattgtaTGCATTTGAAAACTAAAGATTTTCAGAACTTAAAATAGACATTTTGTATTAAGAACTTGGTCTTCCCActgtcaaaatgtaaaaacaggTCACATTGccggatatatttttttcattacctTAATGTGGATTACgttcatttgaaatgcatgcGAATGAAATATAAATGACTAAAGACATTTAGATTTGTTCTCAACAGTGTGAATGTCAATGAACgtttgttttattaaaatgttGACAGTCATGTGAATGAAACTcgttagggattttttttctttgaattgacATGAACACACGTTGAAACGGTGTCTTTATATTCCGCGTTCCACACAAAGAATTTACTTTCCCAGGTATAACCAGTCCAGAGGACGATAAACAAAATggccaacagagggagacaaaACAGGAAGACTGGCGGTTCGCTGAAGTCCCGATGACCGACGTCATTCATCTCACAGCCTCCGGTCAGCCTTTAAATTCCgcgacgaagaaaaaaaatcgacgtCGCGATTTCAAACAGAGAATGCCAACTTGAATTCTTGCCGAGAAAAAAGAACTCAATTGTTGCCCATGCCCGAGTCTTCCATCCACATCGCAGCTGAAGAATTAATTCAAGTCGGTCTTCGATGTCCAACCCCCAAACATAAACACGAACCGGAAACGGAAACGAGCATTAGCTTGTCTGGACGTCTTGTTGGGTAATGTTGTTTTGCCTGAATCGAACACGTGAGCTGAGTTAGTTTAACTACGTTAGCaccgagtaaggcgtttttttgtattgtttacGTGCGCTGTAGACGACCACAAATAAGAAATGTTGTCTCAACGTCGGTTGCTGTCAGTCTACGTGAAAAAGTGGCGACTTGTGCCAAGGTAACGTATGCTCAAGCTTTCCTCGTTTTCGCTGGATGCCCCTCGAAAAAACAtctcaatgttaaaaacagaaacatTGTCTTCTGTTTAGCGTGGTAGTGCGAATAGACCAAAACGTTTGGTTCGTTTACACAATCTCACGAGACATAATGCTAGTCCTTCTTTATGTTAAAGAACAGACGGCCCgtcgtaaaaacaaaaataacattaaatgtcATAATGAGTGACAGGTAATTGCGAGTATTGGCATACTTTCAGCGTGTTGTTTGGCAAGCCGGGCCGATTTATGCAAATTTGCCCAAAGCGTATGCAAATGACTTCACTCATCGCTTCTGCGTTGGTTTCCCTGACAGGCTGGAGGAGGGATGAACACTGCTGCCACTGACTCAAGTGTTCAGCACATGGTTGGATCTGCACTACAATGATGGAAACCTCCTTTTGGACaggtgtgtgcatttttttggagaCTGAGGACAGCATGCTGTCTGCTTGAGGACGTGTGTGTGGTGCCACTAAGGCATTTCATCACTCCAAAAATTGAATGAAGcagattttgatttgattgaaaCTTGCTGCAATTGTTGATAGTGGTGGCACAAcactaaatctcaaattttagcTCAGTCGGAGCAGTATTTGACAAATTTGTCGCTGTCGTGTGAAAAGCATGGATGCCCATTTTgtcaatttcaaatgttttacatTGATCGGTTgtctaaacaaaaaataataattcaaaagacaaaaatggacatgtgacaaaatgtttgtgtgtgacttAAGTGCGACATACAACACTGGCTGACAGGCTGTACAAGAAAGCATCAGTGGAGAGCGCCAATTTGTGTGCTTGAGGAGGTGTGTGATGTCACTTCAGTGCACTTTCACCTCAGTTTCATGGCCTGGATGACACATGCGCAGGCATAACTCAACGCTTCTGAACGTGTGCTTTCCCAAATAGTTTAAAATATTGCATTTTCTCCATAGCACATGTTCACAAGCGGTGAGTGATGTTGTTGCCTGCCTCCACGTGTGTCAGTGTTGTGCAGTCCATGCTTCCTCAAGCAGACAAAATGGGGTCCTCTGCTGCTGCCATCGATGTACTGCCGGTCAGTTCGTGTCGGTGTGGAACTTTAGTCAAGCTTTGTTGGTAAAAAGATGAGACAttgtcgaaaaaaaaatgcttgtcaaTATATTGTTCAATTGGAGTCTCAGTGTTTCGTTGCTCACCAAGTTTGAAATGGCTCTGTTATGGATGGCAACCGGACTTGTTGGGGTTGTCCTCGGTTCGTGCGCAAACGCCAGAAAGGACAGCTCGCCCTTTCTGGCCTTGAGCATCAATCGAAGAAGTCTGTTCGGACGAGAGGCCGAATGTCTTCCAGTAAACCAGTTGCCATTCACGCCCGCCCATCAAGGGGAAGACCAATCAGAACGTGGCATGCAAAATTAAAGTGTGTGGCCCCGCCCACCGAAACACCCTAATTGATATGCATAACAACTGCCACTATGTAAATTTACTGGGGTCTATGCAAATTGTTGAGGTCACTCCGCCCATTTCAAAATTCAGCCAATCAGAGCAAAGTATGCAAATTGCGTAACCACGCCCACTCCGAAAGAGACCAACCAATCAGTGCGGTGCTCAAACTGAGCGATTTGCATAATCACGCCCACTGTTAATTTGCTGGGATCTATGCAAATGTTTAGTGTGACTCCACCCGTTTTGAAATCCAGCCAATCAGAATGAAGTATGCTAATTAATTTGCATGGCCACGCCCACAAACAACTGAAGTAACCAATCTGTGAGCTCTGTGCCGCCGATTTTGCATAACCATGCCCACTATGTTAATTAGCCTGATTTTATGCTGATTAGCATGGCTCCACCCATTCAcaatcagccaatcagaatgcaGTGTGCTGGAAATTTTTGCATAGCCCCGCCCATCCCAAAACATGTCGGCCAATCGGTGAGCTGCATATCTTTTGTTTTACATAGCCACACCCACTATTTTAATTTACCATAACCCCACCCACTCTTAAAACCAACCAATTGATGCATGCCCCTGAATTTGCATAGCCCCGCTTCTaatgggggggggtgtccaccAATCAGATCACTTGCTGGTTGCTGCTTTGCATAGCCACACCCACTTTCTCctcaccccacccccttcttcctctgagaaatgttttcattcaagAAAAGTTCAGacaggttttttaaaaatgtttttattttcaaaaaaaaaaaagaccaaacttACAAGTTTGGCGACTTGTTGGCTGTCTGCTTTTTGTTGCCTGGTGAAGTCTTCAGCCTGTGGCAGCAGAAGTGGAGCAGCACGTGGACCTGAGACAAAAACGCCACTGGTGAGTTCAAAGTCACCTTTTGCACCAAATGTGATAAAAATCAACCAGCAGAGGGTGAAGAGACGTCGGTCTTCTGGGACTCTGACGAGGTGCGCTCACAATTGCATGAGCAGGACAATCACATTTGGCTCAGCACCTGGAAACAAACAATGTTGGGAAGGTTGGAGTTTCGTGCGCTCAAAGCTTACTGAGAAACTTGTTCAAGCCGATGTGATCAAGCCAAGTGTTGGACGACAGTCGCATCCTTGTGAAGTGGACCCAATAATAATAAGACCTAAGAAAAAGAACACACTTGCAGTGCATTTCTGGTGCAGCAAATTTGAGACGATGACTCCCACCAGTGAGGAAGAGCACCTTGGAGGTCTACTGCAGGAATCGAACCATGTTGGCGGACTGCTCCAAAGTTTGCTTCTGGAAGCCACTGCAAAGTCacataaattaaaagaaaaagtgctttggcgccatccgGTGGACATAtacaggaaggaaaaaaaaatgagtgtgcAAGCACAGAATGGTGAAGTTACCTTTTTGACGGCCCCGAGAGACACGTCCCAGTGCAGCTTT contains:
- the LOC127594132 gene encoding serine/threonine-protein phosphatase 6 regulatory subunit 2-like isoform X1, giving the protein MFWKFDLHTTSHIDQLLDREDVTLRELMEEDDVLQECKAQNRRLLLFLSQDHCMQELVGLITTEPPADLEERSRFKLPNIACELLTSDVSIINDKLGGEESLLEMLYHFLEQDPPLNPLLASFFSKTIGNLIARKTEEVITFLKKKEGFIGLVLKHIDASAMMDLLLRLISCVEPAPLRQEVLHWLNEEKLVQRLIELIHTGKDEERQSNASQTLCDIIRLSRDQANQMQENTEADPLLAVLESQETVAGLLKNMFEGERNEASIVNGTQVLLTLLETRRSGLEGLMDLYSQGYERSYTVNSSILNAIEPHLKDFQQLLLDPPKKGAILTTVGVLDQPLGNARLHVARLVAALLQTTSPSICQELCDLGTMDLLLDLFFKYSWNNFLHFQVELCVAAILNHPSSEERANPPGLHNQNGQQQAAAPMAAETHVEAVESVESGGTSDPQTSLHNTLVAHLFQKCRLVQKILDAWEENDKIQAEGGTRRGNMGHLTRISNMVVQNLEKGPVQAQIADLIKVSYHAELPEDCRGRWESFVDETLRETNRRNTVELVSTHNMHSSSEDDDMESPFPNDLSLQQAFSDYQIQQMTANFVDQFGFNDEEFSEHDDNINATFDRIAEINFNLDSDDNSANAAAFEACCKERIHQFDDADEEEDIWEEKEINYATQAKSRTRFGVSQTSEGSSRSSLENGGQEQDCGSESDEEEDFEQNTSDTGPGWTANFRDSDRMAASQTPSGWDALPAGSSNENQEMGWANFTAFQPFSSTETEPRCSSPVDAGGSDADKQGKQNHEKGGADAVAAPCVGPSGDMMPTPPTAPDGGSPGGSGSEEVPSAAASAPTIVSKAAAAAATAGGKTADLASEECPVSLEKLSLSDPPEASEQQPAPEESPVTPQTDRKEETPAPQEVAVNGPV
- the LOC127594132 gene encoding serine/threonine-protein phosphatase 6 regulatory subunit 2-like isoform X4 gives rise to the protein MFWKFDLHTTSHIDQLLDREDVTLRELMEEDDVLQECKAQNRRLLLFLSQDHCMQELVGLITTEPPADLEERSRFKLPNIACELLTSDVSIINDKLGGEESLLEMLYHFLEQDPPLNPLLASFFSKTIGNLIARKTEEVITFLKKKEGFIGLVLKHIDASAMMDLLLRLISCVEPAPLRQEVLHWLNEEKLVQRLIELIHTGKDEERQSNASQTLCDIIRLSRDQANQMQENTEADPLLAVLESQETVAGLLKNMFEGERNEASIVNGTQVLLTLLETRRSGLEGLMDLYSQGYERSYTVNSSILNAIEPHLKDFQQLLLDPPKKGAILTTVGVLDQPLGNARLHVARLVAALLQTTSPSICQELCDLGTMDLLLDLFFKYSWNNFLHFQVELCVAAILNHPSSEERANPPGLHNQNGQQQAAAPMAAETHVEAVESVESGGTSDPQTSLHNTLVAHLFQKCRLVQKILDAWEENDKIQAEGGTRRGNMGHLTRISNMVVQNLEKGPVQAQIADLIKVSYHAELPEDCRGRWESFVDETLRETNRRNTVELVSTHNMHSSSEDDDMESPFPNDLSLQQIQQMTANFVDQFGFNDEEFSEHDDNINATFDRIAEINFNLDSDDNSANAAAFEACCKERIHQFDDADEEEDIWEEKEINYATQAKSRTRFGVSQTSEGSSRSSLENGGQEQDCGSESDEEEDFEQNTSDTGPGWTANFRDSDRMAASQTPSGWDALPAGSSNENQEMGWANFTAFQPFSSTETEPRCSSPVDAGGSDADKQGKQNHEKGGADAVAAPCVGPSGDMMPTPPTAPDGGSPGGSGSEEVPSAAASAPTIVSKAAAAAATAGGKTADLASEECPVSLEKLSLSDPPEASEQQPAPEESPVTPQTDRKEETPAPQEVAVNGPV
- the LOC127594132 gene encoding serine/threonine-protein phosphatase 6 regulatory subunit 2-like isoform X3, with amino-acid sequence MFWKFDLHTTSHIDQLLDREDVTLRELMEEDDVLQECKAQNRRLLLFLSQDHCMQELVGLITTEPPADLEERSRFKLPNIACELLTSDVSIINDKLGGEESLLEMLYHFLEQDPPLNPLLASFFSKTIGNLIARKTEEVITFLKKKEGFIGLVLKHIDASAMMDLLLRLISCVEPAPLRQEVLHWLNEEKLVQRLIELIHTGKDEERQSNASQTLCDIIRLSRDQANQMQENTEADPLLAVLESQETVAGLLKNMFEGERNEASIVNGTQVLLTLLETRRSGLEGLMDLYSQGYERSYTVNSSILNAIEPHLKDFQQLLLDPPKKGAILTTVGVLDQPLGNARLHVARLVAALLQTTSPSICQELCDLGTMDLLLDLFFKYSWNNFLHFQVELCVAAILNHPSSEERANPPGLHNQNGQQQAAAPMAAETHVEAVESVESGGTSDPQTSLHNTLVAHLFQKCRLVQKILDAWEENDKIQAEGGTRRGNMGHLTRISNMVVQNLEKGPVQAQIADLIKELPEDCRGRWESFVDETLRETNRRNTVELVSTHNMHSSSEDDDMESPFPNDLSLQQAFSDYQIQQMTANFVDQFGFNDEEFSEHDDNINATFDRIAEINFNLDSDDNSANAAAFEACCKERIHQFDDADEEEDIWEEKEINYATQAKSRTRFGVSQTSEGSSRSSLENGGQEQDCGSESDEEEDFEQNTSDTGPGWTANFRDSDRMAASQTPSGWDALPAGSSNENQEMGWANFTAFQPFSSTETEPRCSSPVDAGGSDADKQGKQNHEKGGADAVAAPCVGPSGDMMPTPPTAPDGGSPGGSGSEEVPSAAASAPTIVSKAAAAAATAGGKTADLASEECPVSLEKLSLSDPPEASEQQPAPEESPVTPQTDRKEETPAPQEVAVNGPV
- the LOC127594132 gene encoding serine/threonine-protein phosphatase 6 regulatory subunit 2-like isoform X5, translating into MFWKFDLHTTSHIDQLLDREDVTLRELMEEDDVLQECKAQNRRLLLFLSQDHCMQELVGLITTEPPADLEERSRFKLPNIACELLTSDVSIINDKLGGEESLLEMLYHFLEQDPPLNPLLASFFSKTIGNLIARKTEEVITFLKKKEGFIGLVLKHIDASAMMDLLLRLISCVEPAPLRQEVLHWLNEEKLVQRLIELIHTGKDEERQSNASQTLCDIIRLSRDQANQMQENTEADPLLAVLESQETVAGLLKNMFEGERNEASIVNGTQVLLTLLETRRSGLEGLMDLYSQGYERSYTVNSSILNAIEPHLKDFQQLLLDPPKKGAILTTVGVLDQPLGNARLHVARLVAALLQTTSPSICQELCDLGTMDLLLDLFFKYSWNNFLHFQVELCVAAILNHPSSEERANPPGLHNQNGQQQAAAPMAAETHVEAVESVESGGTSDPQTSLHNTLVAHLFQKCRLVQKILDAWEENDKIQAEGGTRRGNMGHLTRISNMVVQNLEKGPVQAQIADLIKELPEDCRGRWESFVDETLRETNRRNTVELVSTHNMHSSSEDDDMESPFPNDLSLQQIQQMTANFVDQFGFNDEEFSEHDDNINATFDRIAEINFNLDSDDNSANAAAFEACCKERIHQFDDADEEEDIWEEKEINYATQAKSRTRFGVSQTSEGSSRSSLENGGQEQDCGSESDEEEDFEQNTSDTGPGWTANFRDSDRMAASQTPSGWDALPAGSSNENQEMGWANFTAFQPFSSTETEPRCSSPVDAGGSDADKQGKQNHEKGGADAVAAPCVGPSGDMMPTPPTAPDGGSPGGSGSEEVPSAAASAPTIVSKAAAAAATAGGKTADLASEECPVSLEKLSLSDPPEASEQQPAPEESPVTPQTDRKEETPAPQEVAVNGPV
- the LOC127594132 gene encoding serine/threonine-protein phosphatase 6 regulatory subunit 2-like isoform X2 — encoded protein: MFWKFDLHTTSHIDQLLDREDVTLRELMEEDDVLQECKAQNRRLLLFLSQDHCMQELVGLITTEPPADLEERSRFKLPNIACELLTSDVSIINDKLGGEESLLEMLYHFLEQDPPLNPLLASFFSKTIGNLIARKTEEVITFLKKKEGFIGLVLKHIDASAMMDLLLRLISCVEPAPLRQEVLHWLNEEKLVQRLIELIHTGKDEERQSNASQTLCDIIRLSRDQANQMQENTEADPLLAVLESQETVAGLLKNMFEGERNEASIVNGTQVLLTLLETRRSGLEGLMDLYSQGYERSYTVNSSILNAIEPHLKDFQQLLLDPPKKGAILTTVGVLDQPLGNARLHVARLVAALLQTTSPSICQELCDLGTMDLLLDLFFKYSWNNFLHFQVELCVAAILNHPSSEERANPPGLHNQNGQQQAAAPMAAETHVEAVESVESGGTSDPQTSLHNTLVAHLFQKCRLVQKILDAWEENDKIQAEGGTRRGNMGHLTRISNMVVQNLEKGPVQAQIADLIKVSYHAELPEDCRGRWESFVDETLRETNRRNTVELVSTHNMHSSSEDDDMESPFPNDLSLQQAFSDYQIQQMTANFVDQFGFNDEEFSEHDDNINATFDRIAEINFNLDSDDNSANAAAFEACCKERIHQFDDADEEEDIWEEKEINYATQAKSRTRFGVSQTSEGSSRSSLENGGQEQDCGSESDEEEDFEQNTSDTGPGWTANFRDSDRMAASQTPSGWDALPAGSSNENQEMGWANFTAFQPFSSTETEPRCSSPVDAGGSDADKQGKQNHEKGDAVAAPCVGPSGDMMPTPPTAPDGGSPGGSGSEEVPSAAASAPTIVSKAAAAAATAGGKTADLASEECPVSLEKLSLSDPPEASEQQPAPEESPVTPQTDRKEETPAPQEVAVNGPV